ATGTGTTGGGGGAAAGGGCGGAAGAGCCCCACCTGACTCCCTCCGGTCACCACTGACCCATCTCTACCCCCTGCCccatcccttccctcccccagagGACCACAAGCTGGTGTTCCTACAGCAGGGccccctgctgctggtggccgtGTCAAGGACTCCTCAGTCAGCATCCCAGCTGCGGGGGGAGCTGCTAGCTGTGCACGCACAGATCGTGAGCACGCTGACGCGCGCAAGCGTGGCCCGCATCTTCGCACGCAAGCAGAACTATGACCTCCGCCGCCTCCTGGCCGGCTCGGAGCGCACGCTAGACCGGCTTCTGGACAGTGTGGAGCGGGACCCAGGTGCCCTGCTCCTGGGCGCCGTGCGCTGTGTGCCCCTCGCTCGCCCGCTGCGGGAAGCGCTGGGTGCGCTGCTACGACGGTGCACAGCACCCGGCCTGGCACTGTCAGTGCTGGCGGTTGGCGGTCGACTGGTGACAGCAGCCCAGGAGCGGACTGTGCTGGCCGAGTGCCGGCTGGACCCAGCTGACCTGCAGTTGCTGCTCGACTGGGTGGGCGCCCCGGCCTTTGCAGCAGGAGAAGCTTGGGCACCTGTGTGCCTGCCCCGCTTCAACCCCGATGGTTTCTTCTACGCCTACGTGGCCCGCCTGAATGCCATGCCTGTCTGCCTGCTGCTGCTTGGCACCGACCCTGAGGCCTTCCATGACATGGCCACCTGCCGGCGCCTGGTTGAAGACGGCATGCACACCCTCGGTGCCATGCGTGCCCTTCGGGAGGCTGCCGGCTTCTCTAATGCCCCCTCAGCCAATGCCCCTGCCTACAGTGTGCAGGCTGTGGGGGCACCCGGCCTCCGGCACTTCCTCTATAAGCCGCTCGACATCCCTGACCATCACCGCCAGCTGCCCCAGTTTACCAGGTGGGCCCTGACCCTATGGGCAATTGGCCAGGTGGGAAGGCTTATCTAACTGGAAGGCTCAGCATCTCGGTAGACCTGACGGGAGAGAGAGCCAGCCATGCTCTAGAAAGATGGAATAGAATGGGGCTCTGTCCGATGTGGGAGGCTCAACCACCAATCTCAAGGGATCCCTTATTCTAATGCAGAAGCGGGCCCCAGTACTCAAGGAATCCCCTAATTTGATGGGGAAGCTGGGCCTGTAGCCACTGAGAATCCTCCAGTCTAAGGGGGGAGGCTCAGCTCCCTGACTTAATTGAACTCCCTTGACTGAGGAAAGATGGGCCAGCCGGGAAAGCCCTAGACTGACCTTGTCCCCCGCCTTCCTCCATCACTGCAGCCCTGAGCTAGAGGCCCCGTACAGCAGAGAGGAGGAGCGGCAGCGCCTGTCGGACCTGTACCACCGCCTGCACGCGCGCCTCCACAGCACTTCCCGGCCCCTGCGCCTCATTTATCACGTGGCTGAGAAGGAGACGCTGCTGGCCTGGGTGAGTCGGGTAGGG
Above is a window of Diceros bicornis minor isolate mBicDic1 chromosome 32, mDicBic1.mat.cur, whole genome shotgun sequence DNA encoding:
- the MON1B gene encoding vacuolar fusion protein MON1 homolog B; the protein is MEAGGDTAAPAPGDAEDAEDTRFPSEEAGDGGSVHKGPPDPEDEGLEETGLETKDQPPSLLSPLPQSEAPSCTCGLWGPAASENSPMGGPESGSGGQGGDPSDEDWRSKRKHVFVLSEAGKPIYSRYGSVEALSTTMGVMTALVSFVQSAGDAIRAIYAEDHKLVFLQQGPLLLVAVSRTPQSASQLRGELLAVHAQIVSTLTRASVARIFARKQNYDLRRLLAGSERTLDRLLDSVERDPGALLLGAVRCVPLARPLREALGALLRRCTAPGLALSVLAVGGRLVTAAQERTVLAECRLDPADLQLLLDWVGAPAFAAGEAWAPVCLPRFNPDGFFYAYVARLNAMPVCLLLLGTDPEAFHDMATCRRLVEDGMHTLGAMRALREAAGFSNAPSANAPAYSVQAVGAPGLRHFLYKPLDIPDHHRQLPQFTSPELEAPYSREEERQRLSDLYHRLHARLHSTSRPLRLIYHVAEKETLLAWVTSKFELYTCLSPLVTKAGAILVVTKLLRWVKKEEDRLFIRYPPKYSTPPAAPAASTDHASHNGLFTAP